A portion of the Bombina bombina isolate aBomBom1 chromosome 9, aBomBom1.pri, whole genome shotgun sequence genome contains these proteins:
- the LOC128640366 gene encoding tigger transposable element-derived protein 1-like: protein MDRTITVVELREQKYCTYTGSYCTGSYRTVRTAYITCSVQYCTVFLYPAKMPPKNKSASQTSAGDTAKKRKTIIMELKVEIIKRSERGENPSSIGKELGYSSSTIATILKDKGRIMDHVKGYTPMNATIITKQRSGLVIQMERLLTIWIEDKNQHNIPISLSLVQEKAQSIFNDLKAAGTPHTAIEGVCNEEFVASRGWFYRFKKRANLHNIKVQGEAASADASAASDFNKILEDIIDDGDYLPEQIFNVDENGLFWKKMPERTYISKEEKSSPGHKASKDRLTLLLGGNASGDLKLKPLLVHRSLNPRALRNVTKAFLPVIWRANSKAWVTLALFEEWFLNHFIPAVERYCLAKNIPFNILLLLDNAPGHPTTLDDMHPNVKVVFLPPNTTSLIQPMDQGVIASFKAYYLRRTFSQAVRATQNDEMTLRDFWRNYNIYDAIKNIADAWNEVKEANMRGVWNKLCPQLTQEFLGFTDDEIAETRQTVVAMGNQLQLNITENDVIEVLDSHSQELTNEDLMELEQEIELREETQDIETPQLKKQNLSGMAKLEEQDSDTERFAKLYRTVTEGLKCYRAIYDKQKKSSIQTSLDAYFNK, encoded by the exons ATGGATCGTACAATTACAGTGGTTGAGCTGAGGGAACAAAAATACTGTACGTACACAGGAAGTTACTGTACAGGAAGTTACAGGACAGTACGTACTGCATACATTACCTGTTCTGTACAGTATTGTACAGTGTTTTTGTACCCTGCAAAAATGCCTCCCAAAAACAAATCTGCCTCCCAAACAAGTGCTGGTGAtacagcaaaaaaaagaaaaaccatcatCATGGAACTGAAAGTAGAAATAATAAAGAGATCAGAGAGAGGGGAAAATCCATCATCCATTGGCAAAGAATTGGGTTACAGTAGTTCaacaattgcaacaattttaaaagaTAAAGGTAGAATAATGGACCATGTGAAAGGCTACACCCCAATGAATGCTACAATTATTACTAAGCAACGCAGTGGTTTAGTTATCCAGATGGAAAGGCTGCTGACAATTTGGATAGAAGACAAAAATCAGCATAATATACCTATCAGTCTTTCTTTAGTGCAAGAAAAGGCTCAAAGCATTTTTAATGATTTAAAAGCTGCAGGTACACCTCATACAGCAATTGAAGGTGTTTGTAATGAAGAATTTGTTGCAAGTAGGGGTTGGTTTTATCGCTTTAAAAAAAGAGCAAATTTGCATAATATTAAAGTTCAAGGCGAAGCAGCGAGTGCCGATGCAAGTGCTGCAAGTGATTTTAACAAGatattggaagatattattgacgatGGAGACTATTTGCCAGAACAAATCTTTAATGTAGACGAAAATGGcttgttttggaaaaaaatgccTGAGAGGACATACAtttcaaaagaagaaaaaagttCACCAGGACATAAGGCATCAAAGGACAGGCTGACTTTATTACTTGGGGGTAATGCATCAGGGGATTTAAAGCTCAAGCCTTTGCTAGTGCATCGCTCCCTAAATCCGAGGGCACTACGTAATGTCACCAAGGCATTTCTTCCTGTTATTTGGAGGGCAAATTCAAAGGCTTGGGTTACATTGGCACTCTTTGAAGAATGGTTTTTGAACCATTTTATCCCTGCTGTTGAACGTTATTGCTTAGCCAAAAACATTCCTTTTAACATTCTCCTTCTCCTTGACAATGCCCCTGGACATCCAACCACTTTAGATGACATGCACCCCAATGTAAAGGTGGTATTTCTGCCCCCCAACACCACATCACTTATTCAGCCAATGGATCAGGGAGTCATAGCCTCCTTTAAGGCCTATTATTTACGGAGAACATTCTCACAAGCTGTCAGGGCTACCCAAAATGATGAGATGACCTTAAGGGATTTCTGGAGAAATTATAACATTTATGATGCCATCAAAAATATTGCTGATGCTTGGAATGAAGTGAAAGAGGCAAATATGAGAGGAGTTTGGAACAAATTGTGCCCCCAATTGACACAAGAATTTCTGGGTTTTACGGATGATGAAATCGCTGAAACCAGGCAAACTGTGGTTGCTATGGGTAATCAACTGCAGTTAAACATCACTGAAAATGATGTCATCGAGGTTCTCGACTCCCATAGCCAGGAACTAACCAATGAAGACCTAATGGAACTAGAGCAGGAGATAGAACTGAGGGAAGAAACCCAGGACATAGAAACTCCAcaactgaaaaaacagaatttat CAGGAATGGCAAAGTTAGAGGAGCAAGATTCTGATACAGAGAGGTTTGCAAAACTTTATCGTACAGTTACTGAAGGTCTGAAATGCTACAGGGCTATTTATGATAAGCAAAAGAAAAGCTCTATACAAACCTCCCTTGATGCATACTTCAATAAATGA